The Roseimicrobium gellanilyticum genomic sequence GACCGATGTACGCCAGTCCATCTTCAGTCTCCCCGAACGTACCCGCCCAGCAGAATGCAGGTTCAAGAGGGATGTGTGGAAAGAGGTGCCGGAACTTGCGTTTCAAGGTCGCAGACTTCTTCGCGATCATGGCATCGCGCTTCTCGGGATCACGGAAGTCTTCATCTTCGCCTCCAATCAGCACACGATGATCGTCCGTGGTGCGAATGTAGAGATACGGGTCCGCTTTTTCCCAGAGCAGACAGTTGTCATGCCAGAGATGTCTTCCCGCGGTCAAGGGTTCGCTCACGAAGGCGAAGGTGCTGTGCAGTTTCACGAGTTTGCGATCGCTGAGCTGCTGGAACTCATATCCCGTGGCGAAGATGATGTGCTTCGCGCGAATGGTGCAGTCGCGATTGGTCTTCACCAGCACCTGCCTGCCACGGACCTTGTACTCCATGACCTCCGTGCGATCGAAGATACGCAGACCGAAGTCCGCCTGCGCTTTCTCCAGCAAGCGATGCGTGAGGCGGAAGGCGTCCACCTGCGCTCCATCCCTGGAATAGAGTGCGCACGGCCGCTGGAACTTCATGTGCCTCTTCACCTCCCGCGCGCTCCACCAATCAATCTCAAATCCCGCCTCCTTGCGCGCGGCGAACTCACGCTTCATGAAGGCGGTGTCGCTGGCACGCTTCGCCATGAAGAGGCTTGGTTTCAGTGAGAATCCACAGTGGTCATCCAGCCTCTGCGTCAGCTCACGCAGCTTGTAGATGGCATCCCTGCAGGAGTGGTAGCAGCGCTGCGCCGTTTCCGTTCCGAAGCGTTCCTGCAACTCGACGAGCGGCGTGTCGATTTCATACTGCAGCAGAGCCGTGCTGGCCGAGGTGCTGCCCCAGCCGATGTCCCGGCGATCCAGCACCACGGTGGAAACGCCCGCTTCTGCGATATGATATCCCACCAGCGCTCCCGTGATGCCGCCTCCAACGACGACCACGTCACACCGCACGTCTCCA encodes the following:
- a CDS encoding NAD(P)/FAD-dependent oxidoreductase; translation: MDLRSGHAFWLVRNGILNAFPALDGDVRCDVVVVGGGITGALVGYHIAEAGVSTVVLDRRDIGWGSTSASTALLQYEIDTPLVELQERFGTETAQRCYHSCRDAIYKLRELTQRLDDHCGFSLKPSLFMAKRASDTAFMKREFAARKEAGFEIDWWSAREVKRHMKFQRPCALYSRDGAQVDAFRLTHRLLEKAQADFGLRIFDRTEVMEYKVRGRQVLVKTNRDCTIRAKHIIFATGYEFQQLSDRKLVKLHSTFAFVSEPLTAGRHLWHDNCLLWEKADPYLYIRTTDDHRVLIGGEDEDFRDPEKRDAMIAKKSATLKRKFRHLFPHIPLEPAFCWAGTFGETEDGLAYIGQIPEFPHASFALGFGGNGITYSVLAAEILRDQFLGKTNAYGDLYRFDRHGGNARAHKR